A single region of the Brienomyrus brachyistius isolate T26 chromosome 10, BBRACH_0.4, whole genome shotgun sequence genome encodes:
- the tmsb2 gene encoding thymosin beta, with the protein MSDKPDLTEIMSFDKTKLKKTETREKNPLPTKEVIEQERKGETSP; encoded by the exons ATGTCCGACAAGCCTGACCTGACCGAGATCATGAGCTTCGACAAAACCAAGCTAAAGAAGACGGAGACAAGAGAGAAGAACCCGCTTCCCACCAAAGAGG TCATCGAacaggaaaggaaaggagaGACATCGCCTTGA